A DNA window from Halorussus sp. MSC15.2 contains the following coding sequences:
- a CDS encoding DUF6735 family protein, with protein MGCRALIAYERSDASYTLHYSHNGAFNYRLKHQLTSETPFGGDQPSQWAQDHFDVLRSQSDMTADSYRVDRQSRTPVNPGPITVGVSLEEICSEYLDFLHHEAFYAISEAFEVTAYRTRWLGLEYDCETVESSETTGNGVIQSVTWSDGEPLHEEYSHGQFQALKDVVGDRIDDGELTSREARTYIIKKLRDWSCDETEVLVLCE; from the coding sequence ATGGGATGTCGCGCACTCATCGCCTACGAACGTTCAGACGCATCGTACACCCTCCACTACTCGCACAACGGAGCCTTCAACTACCGGCTGAAACACCAACTCACATCGGAGACGCCCTTCGGTGGCGACCAACCATCGCAGTGGGCCCAGGACCACTTCGATGTCCTACGGTCTCAATCGGACATGACCGCAGACTCGTATCGTGTGGATAGACAGTCGCGGACGCCAGTCAACCCGGGCCCGATTACCGTGGGTGTCTCGCTGGAGGAGATTTGCTCGGAGTACCTCGACTTCCTCCATCACGAAGCGTTCTACGCGATCTCAGAGGCATTCGAGGTGACGGCGTACCGAACGCGCTGGCTTGGCCTCGAGTACGACTGCGAGACTGTCGAGTCCTCAGAGACGACGGGCAACGGCGTCATCCAATCCGTGACCTGGAGCGACGGTGAGCCCCTTCACGAGGAGTACAGTCACGGCCAATTTCAAGCCCTCAAAGACGTGGTTGGTGATCGAATCGACGACGGTGAACTCACGTCTAGGGAAGCACGGACATACATAATCAAGAAACTTCGAGACTGGAGTTGTGACGAAACGGAGGTCCTCGTTCTCTGCGAATGA
- the csa3 gene encoding CRISPR-associated CARF protein Csa3, whose amino-acid sequence MRTYLAPLGFDSRRVVRPVLSEGLDEGDRVVLLQPVGGSERGEDAFEEVENVLTQVVPALDLQIEHLPHNDFVETTLYCADLIQNAEGEIIVILGGGAREILLPLTVATFGSDVFIDTILQVGDIDSSVRRVPQLNLRGNVTDAEWKLLADIADLDTLLSISEIANRLDKSKSTIARHVPTLESKGFVLTEKEGRKKTVDVTDSGRVFLRTSTNQRL is encoded by the coding sequence ATGCGTACGTACCTCGCACCGCTTGGTTTCGACAGTAGACGCGTAGTCCGACCAGTTCTGAGTGAAGGACTGGACGAGGGTGATCGGGTCGTGTTGCTACAACCGGTCGGTGGTTCAGAACGCGGCGAGGACGCGTTCGAGGAAGTCGAGAACGTACTAACTCAGGTCGTCCCCGCTCTCGATTTACAGATCGAACATCTCCCTCATAACGACTTCGTGGAGACGACTCTGTACTGCGCCGACCTGATACAGAATGCAGAGGGAGAGATTATCGTTATTCTCGGCGGCGGCGCCCGAGAAATTCTACTTCCGTTGACCGTTGCGACATTTGGAAGCGACGTTTTCATCGACACGATTCTCCAAGTAGGTGACATAGATAGTAGCGTCCGACGAGTTCCCCAACTTAACCTACGCGGTAACGTCACGGATGCCGAGTGGAAACTCCTCGCGGACATCGCCGACCTAGATACTCTATTGTCTATCAGCGAGATAGCTAACCGATTAGATAAGTCGAAGAGCACTATCGCGCGGCATGTTCCCACATTAGAATCGAAGGGATTCGTCCTCACCGAGAAAGAAGGCCGGAAGAAAACCGTCGATGTTACTGATAGTGGTAGGGTCTTCCTGAGAACGAGTACAAATCAGAGATTGTGA
- a CDS encoding pilin: MGLAFFITAVGPAAAQSQVGDVYCNTGVATGIDLVFSAVAGLGLPATGYYTGKAGLSYMRAGGNPEQQNEAKEKLVMSGIGFGIVVLALVSPELIDKIGSQMGFGFSDCVKPF, encoded by the coding sequence ATGGGGCTTGCATTCTTTATCACTGCTGTCGGCCCCGCCGCTGCACAGAGCCAAGTCGGTGACGTGTACTGTAATACTGGCGTCGCAACCGGTATCGATCTCGTGTTCAGCGCGGTCGCCGGACTCGGACTTCCGGCAACAGGCTACTACACCGGGAAGGCTGGCCTCTCGTACATGCGTGCAGGAGGCAATCCTGAGCAACAGAACGAGGCGAAAGAGAAACTCGTCATGTCTGGCATCGGTTTCGGCATCGTCGTGCTTGCTCTCGTCTCACCTGAACTCATCGACAAGATTGGTAGTCAGATGGGCTTTGGCTTCTCGGACTGCGTCAAGCCATTCTAA
- a CDS encoding DNA-binding protein, whose product MSSNNASGKVVSVDEQALKQADEAEVDADGFEVVEETPKLRATVEQETQAKVDANHPDGIKETNKERIQGATLEQEERIRAQEAELERISVRAKVSKQDGRAKRARDIAAERSKERRREFQRRAASVDPMADPERPDAREELSQDELASVNKQTKRLSEKLDGWTKAAISRRLAERVVEGASLMSAVVGVHEELQTAPGQVIPIGELEDVNRKEVSISGRVDTLWEPSHPSIAQVGLIEDESGRTRVTVWENSNAPWMEEGEQVCIRGAARNWYEGRVSLAVTGWSTILFPERGRWWE is encoded by the coding sequence ATGTCTAGTAACAACGCAAGCGGCAAGGTCGTTTCGGTCGATGAACAGGCACTCAAACAGGCGGACGAAGCAGAAGTCGATGCGGATGGCTTCGAGGTCGTCGAGGAGACACCCAAACTCAGGGCGACGGTTGAGCAGGAAACCCAAGCGAAGGTGGATGCGAACCATCCGGACGGAATCAAGGAGACGAACAAAGAACGAATTCAGGGTGCGACCCTCGAACAGGAAGAGCGCATTCGGGCGCAGGAAGCAGAACTGGAGCGCATCAGCGTCAGAGCTAAAGTCAGTAAGCAGGATGGCCGGGCGAAGCGAGCACGAGACATCGCGGCAGAGCGGAGCAAAGAGCGACGTCGAGAGTTCCAGAGGCGGGCGGCGAGCGTAGACCCAATGGCAGACCCGGAGCGTCCAGACGCACGCGAAGAGTTATCCCAAGACGAGCTAGCGAGCGTGAACAAGCAGACGAAGCGATTGAGCGAGAAGCTGGATGGGTGGACGAAAGCGGCGATCAGTCGGCGACTGGCCGAGCGCGTGGTCGAAGGGGCAAGCCTGATGAGTGCGGTCGTCGGCGTTCACGAAGAGTTGCAGACAGCGCCGGGACAGGTGATTCCGATTGGGGAACTTGAGGACGTGAATCGCAAGGAGGTGAGCATCTCCGGGCGTGTCGACACATTGTGGGAGCCCTCACATCCAAGTATCGCGCAAGTTGGCCTCATTGAAGACGAAAGCGGGCGAACTCGGGTCACAGTCTGGGAGAACTCGAATGCGCCGTGGATGGAGGAAGGCGAGCAGGTGTGCATCCGCGGAGCGGCCCGGAACTGGTACGAGGGACGTGTCTCACTCGCCGTGACCGGGTGGAGCACCATCCTGTTCCCTGAGCGCGGTCGCTGGTGGGAATAG
- a CDS encoding DNA polymerase domain-containing protein: MLVVDSAALLAELHSLADRLGYDLQLGRRPGFQQLARESTYTSYGQVGHSPARYNVPGRVVINRSNTLFYDETNIAGCIDLVRRSGKPLQELSWASIGNVLTAVQIRKALSRDVLVPWQAWRPKQFKTMRQLNDADRGGFTFAPDVGVHEEVHELDFSSLYPNIICEYNVSPEKTRSCEQQ, from the coding sequence GTGTTGGTCGTGGATTCGGCGGCGTTGCTGGCCGAGTTACATTCGCTGGCCGACCGGTTGGGTTACGACCTCCAACTCGGACGGCGGCCGGGCTTCCAGCAACTCGCTCGGGAATCGACGTACACCAGCTACGGACAGGTTGGCCACTCTCCCGCCCGATACAACGTGCCCGGCCGCGTCGTAATCAACCGGTCGAACACGCTCTTCTACGACGAGACGAACATCGCCGGGTGCATCGACCTCGTTCGACGGTCGGGCAAACCGCTTCAGGAACTCTCGTGGGCGTCCATCGGGAACGTCCTGACCGCGGTTCAGATACGCAAGGCGCTGTCCCGCGACGTGCTGGTCCCGTGGCAGGCGTGGCGACCCAAGCAGTTCAAGACGATGCGTCAGTTGAACGACGCCGACCGCGGCGGCTTTACGTTCGCCCCTGACGTGGGCGTTCACGAGGAGGTCCACGAACTCGATTTCTCGTCGCTCTACCCGAACATCATCTGCGAGTACAACGTCTCGCCCGAGAAGACACGGTCTTGCGAGCAACAGTAG
- a CDS encoding MBL fold metallo-hydrolase has protein sequence MATTGASVQLIRNATILLDIGDTTFLVDPMFTPQGEMPTVTDNPAVPEFLTTANQDRNPLIPLPDVDLTYDAVVVTHRHPDHWDEAAREELTADVPLFCQPEESDAFTDEGFTDVHPVDDETSFEGVTIHRTPGQHGHGELAEGMGPVSGFVFEENEIVYVAGDTIWYEPVEETLDQYEPDLVVLNGGEAQFDQGEPITMGVEDINAVREATDAEIVVVHMETINHCLLSRDELRAETEDVHVPEDGERFSL, from the coding sequence ATGGCAACGACTGGTGCTAGTGTTCAGTTGATTCGCAACGCGACTATCCTCCTGGATATCGGTGACACGACGTTTCTTGTGGATCCGATGTTCACGCCGCAGGGCGAGATGCCGACGGTGACAGACAACCCGGCAGTTCCGGAGTTCCTCACCACGGCGAATCAGGACCGGAATCCGCTTATTCCGCTGCCTGACGTTGACCTCACCTACGACGCTGTGGTTGTCACGCATCGTCACCCCGACCACTGGGACGAAGCGGCCAGGGAGGAACTCACTGCCGACGTGCCGCTGTTCTGTCAACCCGAGGAGTCCGACGCCTTCACTGACGAGGGCTTCACTGACGTTCACCCCGTCGACGATGAAACCTCCTTCGAGGGTGTCACTATCCACCGGACGCCGGGCCAGCACGGGCACGGCGAACTCGCCGAGGGAATGGGCCCGGTTTCGGGCTTCGTCTTCGAGGAAAACGAGATAGTGTATGTCGCCGGGGACACGATCTGGTACGAGCCGGTCGAAGAGACACTCGACCAGTACGAACCCGATCTGGTCGTTCTCAACGGCGGCGAAGCACAGTTCGATCAGGGCGAACCCATCACGATGGGCGTCGAGGATATCAACGCTGTCCGCGAGGCCACTGATGCTGAGATAGTGGTCGTCCATATGGAGACGATCAACCATTGCTTGCTGTCGCGCGACGAATTGCGGGCAGAGACAGAGGATGTACACGTTCCTGAGGACGGCGAGCGGTTTAGTCTATAG
- a CDS encoding type IV secretion system DNA-binding domain-containing protein, with translation MVFDRFFNSSDSTEQTTDDQAQPESSTPDDDNPESDSSEAPQSRLGETYNITEQNTTYVGDKPAITDTATEGLVAGSYIREMLESGAHTSSAPLWIGYNEDPQRGFREAPLQFESLFRHIWITGTTGYGKTTEMENMMVQWANSGYGFVYFDPKGRDSRELLRKLPADRLDDVVWIEPGSSEFNKTVGLNFLEVPDCDTEEERENEIENRIENLKAIFDTDEYWGINMESITESMGRAMMQSEKPFSVIDMYFTLLNASRREEFAANVEDPYVREFCIEIAQMNDETVRPILKRIKSWVENSVIRRIISHRESTIDFRDIIDNDRIVIVRTPVENTDIKKMITLGVMRSLWSAIQQRSYEHDSDPDPYFVLCDEFDDIASDNLDIESMLARARSMRLSVTLASQYPSQFDEETLKAMQNNCDNLIAFSVNDVDDARLLMKRFRDYTAEDLISTDQYKAWTKLPLDGGRYSEPVLLNSFPPYPPLRSTEAVDDIIEQSLERYGTEPLTDEEIMQNLIYSDANEAASPTQILDKTMAEAVRAVQIRAGVRAENGWVDVTTVDDELAVRLENQDADIEYAPEDLPDVRDASGLMEVELQDDDIVVRLTEDGETMVEPETGSVRSAGGETHDAVLVETEAALTERGFSVEIVEQDGSDQPDAVATHPDHDAVFNIEAETTTPDRPVKVLQNLKRAHEADRIPIFVVRPGDSETKWANRVENILSPPLRERADGTEQFYNCDEVVTFGGGATAHGGVTAVRPRTSDTNRTVWTRNGDERVLSDGETEFVRVPDEGGLSKDAVPAYYSHDRETGQYTVHRPGETQTYDSKDEFEAEWTPIKRPFIPNDELPESEVPRDSYVVLILPADDSPTVFHQGETYALPENPSAEELWPDTPTEDSNQSTAPTQREKTSSSPKEVDSRTSAESMDVDPSGDGVEAFTAMYVRRVDEARVPQDELFQAYSEWTDQHDIDGTTKGWFTRKLQNVIEFDTDRSRVDGERVQFYVGITLTQEGQTLLEQ, from the coding sequence ATGGTCTTTGACCGATTCTTCAATAGCAGCGACTCCACAGAACAGACGACCGACGACCAAGCACAGCCTGAGTCATCGACTCCCGATGACGATAATCCAGAGTCCGATTCCTCAGAAGCCCCGCAGTCTCGACTCGGCGAGACGTACAATATTACTGAGCAAAACACGACGTACGTCGGTGACAAACCCGCAATTACCGACACAGCTACCGAGGGCCTTGTTGCAGGCTCGTACATCCGTGAGATGCTCGAGTCGGGTGCCCACACATCGTCTGCCCCGCTCTGGATTGGCTACAACGAAGATCCCCAACGCGGCTTTCGAGAAGCACCGCTTCAGTTCGAGTCGCTCTTCCGGCACATCTGGATCACGGGCACGACGGGCTACGGGAAAACCACCGAGATGGAGAACATGATGGTCCAATGGGCGAACAGCGGCTACGGTTTCGTCTACTTCGACCCGAAAGGCCGTGATTCCCGAGAACTCCTCCGGAAACTTCCCGCAGACCGACTCGACGACGTCGTCTGGATCGAACCCGGTTCGTCCGAGTTCAACAAGACGGTCGGACTCAATTTCCTCGAAGTCCCGGACTGTGACACCGAGGAGGAGCGTGAAAACGAGATCGAGAATCGCATCGAGAATCTGAAGGCGATTTTCGATACCGACGAGTACTGGGGAATCAACATGGAGTCGATTACCGAGTCGATGGGTCGGGCGATGATGCAGTCCGAGAAACCGTTCTCGGTGATCGATATGTACTTCACGCTGTTGAACGCCTCGCGCCGCGAGGAGTTTGCGGCCAACGTCGAGGACCCCTACGTCCGCGAGTTCTGTATCGAAATCGCCCAGATGAACGACGAAACGGTGCGGCCAATCCTAAAACGCATCAAGTCGTGGGTGGAGAACTCGGTCATCCGTCGGATTATCTCCCACCGCGAGAGCACTATCGACTTCCGGGATATCATCGACAACGACCGTATCGTCATCGTCCGTACGCCCGTCGAGAACACGGACATTAAGAAGATGATCACGCTCGGCGTGATGCGGAGTCTCTGGAGCGCGATTCAACAGCGGTCGTACGAGCACGATAGTGACCCCGACCCGTATTTTGTCCTCTGCGACGAGTTTGACGATATTGCGAGCGACAACCTCGATATCGAATCGATGCTCGCTCGCGCCCGCTCGATGCGGTTGTCTGTAACCCTTGCCTCACAGTATCCGTCGCAGTTTGACGAGGAGACGCTCAAGGCGATGCAGAACAACTGCGACAACCTCATCGCCTTCTCGGTGAACGACGTGGACGACGCGCGTCTGTTAATGAAGCGGTTCCGTGACTATACGGCCGAGGACCTCATCTCGACCGACCAGTACAAAGCGTGGACGAAACTCCCACTCGATGGCGGTCGCTACTCCGAGCCAGTCCTGCTCAATTCGTTCCCACCGTATCCACCGCTTCGGTCAACCGAGGCGGTTGATGACATCATCGAGCAGAGTTTAGAGCGGTATGGGACGGAGCCGCTGACTGACGAGGAGATCATGCAGAATCTCATCTACAGCGACGCAAACGAAGCGGCGAGTCCGACACAGATACTGGACAAGACGATGGCGGAAGCGGTTCGTGCAGTCCAGATCCGAGCGGGTGTCCGTGCCGAAAACGGCTGGGTGGACGTCACTACTGTGGACGATGAACTCGCGGTTCGCCTCGAAAATCAGGACGCCGATATCGAGTACGCACCCGAGGACTTGCCCGACGTACGAGACGCCTCTGGACTAATGGAGGTTGAGTTGCAGGACGACGATATCGTGGTCCGTCTCACCGAGGACGGAGAAACGATGGTTGAACCGGAGACGGGGTCCGTTCGATCTGCAGGTGGTGAAACCCACGATGCAGTCCTCGTAGAGACCGAGGCAGCACTCACCGAGCGTGGGTTTAGCGTCGAGATCGTCGAACAAGACGGGAGTGATCAACCCGACGCCGTCGCAACCCACCCGGACCATGACGCCGTATTCAACATCGAGGCCGAGACAACGACACCGGACCGACCGGTGAAGGTTTTGCAGAATCTCAAGCGTGCCCACGAAGCAGACCGAATCCCCATTTTCGTTGTTCGGCCCGGCGATTCTGAGACGAAGTGGGCAAATCGAGTCGAGAATATCCTTTCACCGCCACTTCGTGAGCGCGCAGACGGGACCGAGCAGTTCTACAACTGCGACGAGGTCGTGACGTTCGGCGGTGGCGCGACAGCGCACGGTGGCGTAACTGCTGTTCGGCCACGTACCTCCGACACGAATCGGACTGTTTGGACCCGCAATGGAGATGAGCGTGTCCTCTCCGATGGCGAGACAGAGTTCGTCCGTGTGCCAGATGAAGGGGGACTCTCGAAAGACGCGGTTCCAGCCTACTACAGTCATGACCGAGAAACCGGCCAGTATACCGTCCATAGACCCGGCGAGACGCAAACATATGACTCGAAAGACGAGTTCGAAGCGGAGTGGACGCCAATCAAGCGACCGTTCATCCCGAATGACGAACTGCCGGAGTCAGAGGTACCCCGAGACAGCTACGTCGTCCTGATTCTGCCAGCAGACGACAGTCCGACGGTCTTCCATCAGGGCGAAACCTATGCGCTCCCAGAGAATCCAAGTGCCGAGGAGTTGTGGCCGGACACACCAACTGAAGATTCGAATCAGTCTACCGCTCCTACACAACGTGAGAAGACCTCCTCATCTCCCAAGGAGGTTGATTCTCGGACTTCAGCTGAGTCGATGGACGTTGATCCGAGTGGTGACGGTGTTGAGGCGTTCACGGCAATGTATGTCCGGCGGGTGGACGAGGCCAGAGTTCCACAGGATGAACTGTTTCAAGCGTATTCCGAGTGGACTGACCAGCACGATATCGACGGAACGACCAAAGGGTGGTTCACTCGGAAGCTGCAGAACGTCATTGAATTCGATACTGACCGGTCGAGAGTAGACGGTGAACGTGTCCAGTTCTACGTTGGAATCACTCTGACACAAGAGGGCCAGACACTACTCGAACAATGA
- a CDS encoding serine hydrolase, whose product MVAKEAATTDIERLEQKAEELLTEQNCPGISVAVVDGTETVFADGFGKRQLDPEKSASQDTLYGIGSSTKPITATAVMTLVDDGKISLDDAVSSYVPYFEDAPGEPIRVRELLLHTSGMPSDDVATITLMDTILGDEFDDSLDGWEEFREYVDGSVERRRLDGDRCLYYNSGYIVLSRLVEAVTDTPFAEYVETTLLEPLGMDRSTFDVGVLNDDMHDTMTPYYEKDDKMHSVGLPDDPLFEGPGGLQAPMTDLAKFIAAWNERDIPVDNNLATEMVEPDEAFRTFLDGTEIGYGYGWMTRSFGDDVLIGHGGGTGVSGGYLGFLKDRRLGIALGCNAEPDIRPELLAIELLAEITETEPEAMLPKRAIEQKERRVTGEYAAYGGLQEATVSRTDEFLEIEYSSPMGAESMRLMPASIDPHDYTFRVAKRSGKRTTVEFFVEDDSVELLIKRNLYERVGDLDD is encoded by the coding sequence ATGGTCGCTAAGGAGGCGGCGACAACTGATATCGAACGGCTCGAACAAAAAGCAGAAGAACTTCTCACAGAGCAGAATTGCCCAGGAATCAGCGTTGCAGTCGTCGATGGGACAGAAACCGTGTTTGCGGACGGGTTCGGCAAACGGCAGCTCGACCCGGAAAAATCAGCGAGCCAGGACACGCTGTACGGGATCGGCTCGTCGACGAAACCAATCACGGCGACGGCCGTGATGACGCTAGTTGACGACGGCAAAATCTCACTGGATGACGCCGTGTCCTCGTATGTTCCGTACTTCGAGGACGCTCCCGGGGAGCCGATCCGGGTGCGCGAACTCCTCTTGCACACTTCCGGGATGCCGTCCGACGACGTCGCCACAATCACGCTGATGGACACGATTCTCGGTGACGAGTTCGACGACTCGCTGGACGGCTGGGAGGAGTTCCGGGAGTACGTCGACGGCTCGGTCGAACGCCGCCGACTCGACGGGGACCGGTGTCTGTACTACAACAGTGGATACATTGTGTTGTCACGGCTTGTCGAGGCAGTCACCGACACCCCGTTTGCCGAGTACGTCGAAACAACCCTTCTGGAGCCTTTGGGGATGGATCGGTCAACGTTCGACGTGGGCGTCCTCAACGACGACATGCATGATACCATGACGCCATACTACGAAAAAGACGACAAGATGCACAGCGTCGGTCTCCCGGACGACCCGCTGTTCGAAGGGCCCGGCGGGTTGCAGGCTCCGATGACGGACTTGGCGAAGTTCATCGCCGCGTGGAACGAACGGGACATCCCGGTCGACAACAATCTCGCTACTGAGATGGTCGAACCAGACGAAGCGTTCAGGACGTTTCTCGACGGAACGGAAATCGGCTACGGCTACGGCTGGATGACCCGTTCATTCGGAGACGACGTGCTAATCGGTCACGGCGGCGGGACCGGGGTCTCTGGGGGGTATCTGGGGTTCCTCAAAGACCGGAGGCTCGGCATCGCGCTGGGCTGTAACGCAGAGCCGGACATCAGGCCGGAATTGCTGGCAATTGAGCTGCTGGCAGAGATAACCGAAACAGAACCAGAGGCGATGTTGCCGAAACGGGCAATCGAGCAAAAGGAGCGTCGTGTCACAGGCGAGTACGCAGCCTACGGCGGGCTCCAAGAAGCAACCGTCTCCCGGACCGACGAATTCCTCGAAATCGAGTACAGCAGCCCGATGGGAGCAGAGTCGATGCGACTGATGCCGGCTTCAATTGATCCACATGACTACACCTTCCGGGTCGCAAAACGAAGTGGGAAACGAACCACTGTCGAGTTTTTCGTAGAGGACGACAGCGTCGAACTGCTCATCAAGCGTAACCTCTACGAGCGCGTCGGCGACCTAGACGACTAG
- a CDS encoding winged helix-turn-helix domain-containing protein: MSADQPLNEGVELLSHEVRAEILLALAKRMREQPRNETLQFAELRDQVGHNDPGNFNYHLKRLLGTLVEKTDEGYRLSDVGHHFVAVLRSGRFDAGRRREFPEIETSCPVCGAPSTVTYEDGLLRTACGNDHTWMLNVGPELLDSHSVIDALNVATRRTLWEAKSTMDGVCPYCEGQTSETETRFPGDPVSVLYEWICKKCGVFLQNIAGGCVIFHPAVVGFCYQHGVDVFQHTWEILVENVGTATVCSEDPLRVQVGVSLEGERLELTLDDSAAVVNIANDGT, encoded by the coding sequence ATGTCAGCGGACCAGCCACTCAATGAGGGAGTTGAACTCCTGAGTCACGAGGTTCGCGCGGAAATTTTGCTGGCTCTCGCCAAGCGGATGCGGGAACAACCGCGTAATGAGACGCTCCAGTTCGCAGAGTTACGCGACCAGGTCGGGCACAACGACCCAGGAAACTTCAACTACCACCTCAAACGACTGTTGGGTACTCTCGTGGAGAAAACAGACGAGGGGTACCGGCTTTCGGATGTGGGCCACCACTTCGTCGCGGTGCTTCGCTCCGGTCGTTTCGATGCTGGCAGGCGACGGGAGTTCCCCGAAATCGAGACCTCGTGTCCGGTATGTGGCGCACCGTCGACGGTCACCTATGAGGATGGATTGCTCCGGACGGCCTGTGGGAACGACCACACCTGGATGTTGAACGTTGGCCCTGAGCTTCTCGATTCGCATTCGGTAATCGACGCACTCAACGTCGCAACTCGCCGGACGCTATGGGAAGCCAAATCGACAATGGACGGAGTCTGCCCGTACTGTGAAGGGCAGACCTCCGAGACGGAGACCCGGTTTCCGGGGGACCCTGTCTCCGTTTTGTATGAATGGATATGTAAAAAATGCGGTGTCTTCCTCCAGAATATCGCTGGTGGCTGTGTCATTTTTCATCCAGCAGTCGTTGGATTTTGTTACCAGCATGGCGTCGACGTGTTCCAGCATACCTGGGAGATACTCGTCGAGAACGTCGGAACTGCAACGGTATGCTCCGAGGACCCGCTCCGTGTTCAGGTCGGCGTCTCCCTGGAAGGAGAGCGACTGGAACTCACGCTGGACGACTCGGCAGCGGTCGTCAATATCGCAAATGACGGTACATAG
- a CDS encoding helix-turn-helix domain-containing protein: MREFVFTVEYEKGADGVMDLFIDNPDLYARSMEINTTSEAVWGIEKVVGPAAVLDEFDDALERVADTPGTTGMCGAPVTEYEYTILSSNAESRKIHWLRREGDGPRSIPLVAAKHIGEGLIMRTERRGDQYRWRMLIDGTVSEIHEEVQANLRKGLSLTVERLGTPPCLLEDGRVQQTLTPEQKSALEVAIKRGYYEEPRQQSVTEIAEDVGVSRSTFQYRLNRAEAWLAQQFAADSLDVDLDVDLDPEDIEFIQ; encoded by the coding sequence ATGCGGGAGTTCGTCTTCACAGTCGAATACGAGAAGGGGGCTGATGGGGTGATGGATCTCTTCATCGACAATCCGGATCTGTATGCCCGGTCAATGGAGATCAATACGACTAGCGAGGCAGTGTGGGGTATTGAGAAGGTCGTCGGCCCCGCTGCTGTCCTCGACGAGTTCGACGACGCGCTGGAACGCGTCGCTGATACTCCGGGCACAACCGGAATGTGCGGGGCACCCGTGACTGAATACGAATACACGATCCTCTCGTCTAATGCGGAATCACGGAAGATTCACTGGCTTCGCCGAGAGGGTGATGGTCCACGGTCGATTCCCTTGGTCGCGGCGAAGCACATCGGAGAGGGATTGATAATGCGCACGGAACGGCGTGGCGACCAATACCGGTGGCGGATGCTTATCGACGGGACAGTATCAGAGATTCACGAGGAAGTCCAAGCGAACCTGCGAAAGGGACTGTCGCTTACTGTTGAACGACTCGGCACGCCGCCGTGCTTGCTCGAAGACGGTCGCGTCCAGCAAACTCTCACGCCCGAACAGAAGTCAGCACTTGAGGTTGCAATCAAACGTGGATACTACGAAGAGCCACGGCAGCAATCGGTTACGGAAATCGCTGAAGACGTCGGAGTGTCACGGTCGACGTTCCAGTACCGTCTTAATCGGGCCGAAGCGTGGCTGGCGCAACAGTTCGCTGCCGATTCGCTCGATGTTGACCTAGACGTGGATCTCGATCCCGAGGACATCGAGTTCATCCAGTAG